From a single Fusobacterium ulcerans ATCC 49185 genomic region:
- a CDS encoding ferritin family protein: MAKYRCKVCGEIITDESIDKCPVCKAGKDKWELVVEGTEKVWATEHVIGEGLACGDEEIIMGLRANFEGECTEVGMYLAMSRAADREGYPEIAEAYKRIAFEEAEHAAKFAELLGECVSASSEENLTKRVEAEYGATSGKFDLAKRAKMLGFDAIHDTVHEMAKDEARHGKAFVGLLNRYFGK, from the coding sequence ATGGCAAAATACAGATGTAAGGTATGTGGAGAAATTATAACTGATGAGAGTATTGACAAATGTCCAGTATGTAAAGCAGGAAAAGATAAATGGGAACTAGTAGTAGAAGGAACTGAAAAAGTTTGGGCTACTGAGCATGTAATTGGAGAAGGATTAGCTTGTGGAGATGAAGAAATCATAATGGGTCTAAGAGCTAACTTTGAAGGAGAATGCACAGAAGTTGGAATGTATCTAGCTATGTCTAGAGCTGCTGACAGAGAAGGATATCCAGAAATTGCTGAAGCTTATAAAAGAATTGCTTTTGAAGAAGCTGAACATGCTGCTAAATTCGCTGAATTATTAGGGGAATGTGTAAGTGCATCTTCAGAAGAAAACTTAACTAAGAGAGTTGAAGCTGAATATGGAGCTACATCAGGAAAATTCGATCTTGCTAAAAGAGCTAAAATGTTAGGATTTGATGCTATTCACGATACAGTTCATGAAATGGCTAAAGATGAAGCTAGACATGGAAAAGCATTTGTAGGATTATTAAATAGATATTTTGGTAAATAA
- a CDS encoding class I SAM-dependent methyltransferase has product MKENKYDDKIFFDKYSQMDRSKKGLAGAGEWHELKKMLPDFKGKKILDLGCGFGWHCIYAMEQGAVSAVGIDISSKMLEEAKKKTKFSNVEYIQMPIEDIDFEKNSFDTVISSLAFHYIESFENICEKVNECLVEGGDFVFSVEHPVFTAQGKEDWYYDENENILHWPVDSYYLEGKRESVFLGEKVVKYHKTLTTYLNTLLKIGFEITGIVEAQPSEEMLKIIPEMKDELRRPMMLLVSAKKR; this is encoded by the coding sequence ATGAAAGAAAATAAATATGATGATAAAATATTCTTTGATAAATATAGTCAAATGGATAGATCTAAAAAAGGATTGGCTGGGGCAGGAGAATGGCATGAATTGAAAAAAATGCTTCCTGATTTTAAAGGGAAAAAGATACTTGATCTTGGATGTGGATTTGGCTGGCATTGTATATATGCTATGGAACAGGGAGCGGTTTCGGCTGTTGGAATAGATATATCTTCAAAAATGCTGGAAGAAGCAAAAAAGAAAACTAAATTTTCTAATGTTGAGTATATCCAAATGCCAATTGAAGATATTGATTTTGAAAAAAATTCTTTTGATACGGTAATAAGTTCTTTAGCTTTTCACTACATAGAATCTTTTGAGAATATTTGTGAGAAAGTAAATGAGTGTTTGGTGGAAGGTGGAGATTTTGTTTTTTCTGTTGAACATCCAGTTTTTACTGCTCAAGGAAAAGAAGACTGGTATTATGATGAAAATGAAAATATACTTCATTGGCCTGTAGACAGTTATTATTTAGAAGGAAAAAGAGAATCAGTTTTTTTAGGGGAAAAGGTAGTTAAATATCATAAGACACTGACTACTTATCTCAATACTCTTTTGAAAATAGGATTTGAAATAACAGGAATTGTAGAAGCACAGCCATCAGAAGAAATGCTGAAAATAATTCCAGAAATGAAAGATGAGCTTCGTCGTCCTATGATGCTTTTAGTTTCAGCTAAAAAAAGATAG
- a CDS encoding winged helix-turn-helix transcriptional regulator produces MDKLKYINESEKSHDVIYNNKCPILYALKIIGQKWKLPILWHLSKFEMLHYNELKRCVTGITNTILTKCLRELESDGLVSRFQHNTIPPSVEYRLTERGKSLLPALNELYYWGKEQIELKDRK; encoded by the coding sequence ATGGACAAGCTCAAATATATTAATGAATCTGAAAAGAGTCATGATGTAATATATAACAATAAATGCCCAATACTTTATGCATTAAAAATAATTGGGCAAAAATGGAAACTTCCTATTCTATGGCATTTATCTAAATTTGAAATGTTGCATTACAATGAATTAAAAAGATGTGTTACAGGAATCACAAATACTATTCTTACAAAATGTTTAAGGGAGTTAGAGTCAGATGGACTTGTTTCAAGATTTCAGCATAATACTATTCCACCTTCTGTAGAATATCGACTTACTGAACGTGGAAAGTCATTACTTCCTGCTTTAAATGAATTATATTATTGGGGGAAAGAACAGATTGAATTAAAAGATAGGAAATAA